The Montipora foliosa isolate CH-2021 chromosome 6, ASM3666993v2, whole genome shotgun sequence genome includes the window CACCTTGTTTGCTTTGAAATTGCCCCCGAGATCTCTGCTACACAATGATGATTTATATACCATCTTGAACTGAAGCTATACTGTTAACAGAAGTTTAACACTTTGTATGGATGGTTTCAAAAATGGGTTGAAAGCCTTCGTTAGTTTGAACAGAGATTGGCTTGAAGGAACTGAGCTAAAATTGCTGCAGGTTTCGGTAACAGAATACCAAGTCTCAAAAACGAGTCTATATTAGGCTGTTCTAGATTCTTCTCCAATTTGACTTTATGTCATAGATATCTTTTGGAGTGGATCTTTCTGTCATTGATGACCGAGTCCATAACTTTAGACGGCGTAGGGCTGAGAAGGAGCGTTCGCAACTGACGCTTCCGACAAGCGTGGTTAGAAAGATCGACAGCACCTTGTGAATGGCGGGAAATTCTTGAGGACTGCAATCAGGCATTGCTCCGTCTTGTTCTGAGTCTGGCTCCATCGCCTGTTTCATCCTCCAACTTGCCAGCTCTACGTCAAAATTAGACTTCTCCGAGAAATCTAGATGCTTGCTGAAGTAGTTCTTGATCTTCTCGATATGCCTGTCAGTTAACTTGGACAAGTACAAAGGGAACAGGTTTTGAGCGGTAATCAGACTTTCGTGCTGGACTGAAAATCTCGTTTCAAGTTCACCGACAACGTGATCTATAAATGGATAGAATACATTAATCCTGGAGTAGTCTGATGGCTGATCGTTGTGTGCGGCGTTTGCTCGATGGCATTGAACAGTCGTTGTACGAGGCTTTATCAGGGTGACGTTGATAGAGTCAGCTACCTGGCTGATTCGACTCCACACCTTCTGCCAGGATTCATCTCCTCTTGCTGATTTAATGCATTCTTTGGCGAGAGTTACGCTTTGGTATGCATAGCCAAGGTTACAGCTCTTAGCTTGTAGGTACTTTGTTACTTGGGCTAAAAATGACAGAACAAACTGAGATACTGTCAAAGCAACTATGAATTCAGAGTCTTGGAGAAGACGTGAATAAGCTGAAGCATCACGTTTAGCATCGCCACTGCTTGATGACGAAATTTCATCCAGAGCTAGAAGTACAGAGCCATATTTAGCAAGAAGAGCAGACAAGGTGGTAACGTTTGCACTCCAACGAGTAGCACAGAATTTCGGTACAGTCTGTCGCTTGCTTCCTTCCTCCAATGTTTTGGCAGATTCATCTTCTTCGTCTTCATCAGCACATGCAACTAGAGCGCTCAACAGTTCACTGTCATCGGAGGCCGCGGCCGtttgaagaaatatttcttcCCTTTTGGCGCTGCCACTAAGAAACCACGTAAGTTTGCTGACGTTATCAAACAGATTCTGAATGGATCGCACAGCTTTGCAATCACTCGAGATTGCAAGGTTCAAAACGTGGGATCTGCAGTGAACGTACGTGGCATTAGGGTACTTCTCTGCAAATTTAGCTTGCACCCCATTCCTACTTGAACTCATGATGCTTGCTCCGTCATATCGTTGACCAACTAGACCGGACATATTAAAGCCCCATTCTTGTAGTGCGTGTAACAAGGTATCCGCAATGGTCTGGGCATCCAATTTTTCAAGCCTTCCGAATCCAATAAATTCTTTACAGACTTCATTTTTACTGCTCAGATATCGCACACATAAACTGAGTTGTCCAGTTGTAGAACAATCTTGCGTTTCGTCGGCCATTACACTCCAATACTTATTGATTGTATTGATGCTCGGACACGGTTTCTAATGAAACTGTCGCACAAATTGATTATTTCGTTCTGAATCCTCGGAGACGTGTACTTATAGCAATACCGGAAGCATGATCCAAATGGTCTTTGAGTTCTGGATCCTATTTGGATTTCCAGTCAACAAAGAAGGAGAAATTCCCATCTTCATTTCTTTTAGAGGGATCCCAATTACCTCTTAATGGAATGCCCCTCTGTCCTAATGCAATGACTACATCAATAATAGACACGACGCCTTTCATTGTGCGATGCTGTTGCTTGGCTGCCTGTCTTTGTACTCTTGCACTGATGTCATTGCCTGGGTGGCGTGTCTTAAGGAAGTTAGTCATCTTTTTCTCTGAAAGTTGGTGTTCTTCACTGCGCGCATGGGTGTCAAGGCGCTCATCACCTGCTTTCTTCCAGTTTTTGAAGCCTTTTGAGATAAATGGCGGTTCATTTGGAACAGTATTGTTGGAAAAACACAATAGATAGTGAGCTGTGTCATTTCTGATGCTGTAACGCAGCCATGGCCGCTTCTCCATCTATGATAGTTGGAAACGCCTTCCGGCTGTTCTCGGAAAATTGAATCCGTGCGGAAAGCTAAACTTTACGGCTAGAAGCTCAAGCTTTTGGTCGTCTGATAACGTTTTACCGGTATAATTCGCTGGGTCATTGGGATCTCTAACACATGGACTTGGTTCTGCAAATAACTTAATAAAAATAAACGCGAGCTGCGACTGACTGTTTATTAAAAACAAGAGCTGtcatacatatattttttcattaacACTTTCTTTGTTCAGCCATTACTACTCCATTTCTCATAGAACCTATTACACACGAGTCTCTATTCATTCTACTTCATCATCATACAAAAATCCCGGGAGGTTTACTCGTTTGACGTGATCTAACAGATCCTCCCCAAACTCTACATGTTTAAAATCTTGTATCTTGTACAAATTCTTCCCACAAGTAAGGAGGCCCCCAACATGGTAAAAATGAAAACGCCAGCAATTTGCACTGCTGTAAAACATCGCGGGCTTGTTCTACTGATATTGAACCACACCAATTGGAAACTACGTTCCTTACGTCAGGCAGACTCCTGATTATGGAAACGAGTGAATTTCCTTCTATCTGAAAACAATTCCCCATTTTTAACATCTGCAGCCCTCTCTTCTTTTTAAGGGATAGTGTTAAACTACTTTCCTTCACATTTTGGCAGCTTGTTATGTCGAGGTATCTTAAAAATGGCATGCTTTGTATaaaaaacaaagtgaaaattGACGTATTGTACGCCAGGTCTAAGTGGACAAGGTTAACACAATCGTTCAGAGCATTTTCTATCAGATTTCTGCACCCTAGTTGTCGTTGAGAATAACGAAAACCGAGATGTGTTATATGTTTAGCGTTCCCAAAAACAGAATGACATGAAGAAAGTGTAAATTCTGAATTAGTATCAACTATTTTCCAAAACTTTGGTGTATGGACGGCTTGGTGAAAGAGTTTGCACACTGGTGCCAGTTGCTTAAGTCGTTCCTCTATTGAGAACCACTTCAAAAGTTCCACCAGAACTTCAATGGGCCAGCGGTTTTCATTCTATCATTATCCCACCTAAAAGGAAAATGCTTATGAAAATACttacttcttgaacttgaatagaataaatttagagagcgctcaactctgagaggagcagtgataataatgatcaatggtagcaaaatttcagttcatcgttttagtGCTACAAccctgtttcgtatggtcgaagaatgaccacactcatcaggcaataacgaatgaccgtttaattacaagaactggcaattaaaagcgaacttaaggttgctatgagatataaagactttaaaacagttgctatgagatgtaaaaacaaatgctacatgaaataaaaaaacttATCATACAAAGCACAAAGAAACAAACGACAAAGAATGCAACTGCAGAAAGAAAGATCAATGCCCGCTGGACGGAAAACATTGGAGGAAGGAAGCAAGTGACAGACTGTACCGAAATTCTGTGCTACTCGTTGGAGTGCAAAAGTTACTACCCTGTCTGCTCTTCTTGCTAAATATGGCTCTGTACTTCTAGCTCTGGATGAAATTTCGTCATCAAGCAGTGGCGATGCTAAACGTGATGCTTCAGCTTATTCGCGTCTTCTCCAAGACTCTGAATTCATAGTCGCTTTGACAGTATCTCAGTTTGTTCTGTTATTTTTAGCCCAAGTAACAAAGTACCTACAAGCGAAGAGCTGTAACCTTGGCTATGCATACCAAAGCGTAACTCTCGCCAAAGAATGCATTAAATCAGCAAGAGGAGATGAATTTTGGCAGAAGGTGTGGAGTCGAATCAGCCAGGTAGCTGACTCTATCAACGTCACCCTGATAAAGCCTCGTACAACGACTGTTCAACGCCATTGAGCAAACGCCGCACACAACGATCAGCCATCAGACTACTACGGGATTAATGTGTTCTATCCATTTATAGATCACGTTGTCGGTGAACTTGAAACGAGATTTTCAGTCCAGCACGAAGGTCTGATTACCGCTCAAAACCTGTTCCCTTTGTACTTGCCCAAGTTAACTGACAGGCATATCGAGAAGATCAAGAACTTCTTCAGCAAGCATCTAGATTTCTCGGAGAAGTCTAATTTTGACGCAGAGCTGGCAAGGTGGAGGATGAAACATGCGATGGAGCCAGACTCAGAACAAGACTGAGCAATGCCTGATTGCAGTCCTCAAGAATTTCCCGCCGTTCACAAGATGCTGTCGATCCTTCTAACCACGCCTGTCCGAAGCGTCAGTTGCGAACGCTTCTTCTCATCCCTACGCCGTCTAAAGTTATGGACTCGGTCATCAATGACAAAAAGATCCACTCCAAAAGATATCTATGACATGAAGATAAATTGGAGAAGAATCTAGAACAGCCTAATATAGACTCGTTTTTGAGACTTGGTATTCTGTTACCGAAACCTGCAGCAATTTTAGCTCAGTTCCTTCAAGCCAATCTCTGTTCAAACTAACGAAGGCTTTCAACCCATTTTTGAAACCATCCATACAAAGTGTTAAACTTCTGTTAACAGTATAGCTTGAGTTCAAGATGGTATATAAATCATCATTGAGAGAGACCTTGGGGGCAATTTCAAAGCAAACAAGGTGTTTATGCCGTAATAAATCatgacaattaaaaaaaaaagtatcagTGTGGTTTGTTTCCTTAAAGGTCTTAGAGGCAACCCTCTGTGTAGGGGTGAAAACAAAACGTCCGACTAGAAACCCTGTCTGTGTACGGGAGATACTTGTGACGGTTTGTAGAGTTTGCCCCCGCAGACAAAAAATCCTAGGTACGGCCCTGGCAACTAAAACGCTCTGGATATTAAAAAGCGTTTGAAGCCAAAACTTACTCTATAGCCAAAAAAAGCCAGGACAGAAATGTTTGTGATGAGCGGTTGAGAGAGAGATGAATTGAAtaagtgatcctcgcatttgctggacaatttaagcaattgtctcatatGTACACCTGAAGATTTTAGGtgtcttcaacgggattcgaacccatgacctctgcaatgcaggTGCAGTACCCTATGAAGTCACTCAtttctttcacgggaacacatgaacccaacaaattgacccgcTCTCATCTGAGTGGCTTCACAGTTCGgttggtagagcactgcaccggcATCCCttaggtcatgggttcaaattaAATCTCGTTCAGGCGCACatatgagacaattgcttaaattgtccaacaaatgcgaggatcatttttgatattattattCCTTTTATAAGAAAGCGTGTGTTACGGAAATCCTCCGTTTCAAGGAATTGTATTCGCTTTCAAACAGATCATTTACTGTTGACAGGATACGTAGCGCATCTCCCTAAATGCTAAACCATCATATTTAGCATTTATCCTCCTCAAATTCACTGAGTTATCCGTAGAAAAGGAAAAACGCTTGCCTTGTTTAAAACACAGTGGCgagattttcttaattttttctcATACACTACCTTGAAGGTAGTCTAGAATTGAACATTTCGAAAAAGTTTTAGTGCCCGT containing:
- the LOC138005593 gene encoding zinc finger MYM-type protein 1-like, translating into MADETQDCSTTGQLSLCVRYLSSKNEVCKEFIGFGRLEKLDAQTIADTLLHALQEWGFNMSGLVGQRYDGASIMSSSRNGVQAKFAEKYPNATYVHCRSHVLNLAISSDCKAVRSIQNLFDNVSKLTWFLSGSAKREEIFLQTAAASDDSELLSALVACADEDEEDESAKTLEEGSKRQTVPKFCATRWSANVTTLSALLAKYGSVLLALDEISSSSSGDAKRDASAYSRLLQDSEFIVALTVSQFVLSFLAQVTKYLQAKSCNLGYAYQSVTLAKECIKSARGDESWQKVWSRISQVADSINVTLIKPRTTTVQCHRANAAHNDQPSDYSRINVFYPFIDHVVGELETRFSVQHESLITAQNLFPLYLSKLTDRHIEKIKNYFSKHLDFSEKSNFDVELASWRMKQAMEPDSEQDGAMPDCSPQEFPAIHKVLSIFLTTLVGSVSCERSFSALRRLKLWTRSSMTERSTPKDIYDIKSNWRRI